CAGtgctaaataataataatagaaatatgAGGAGATGAATACAGACAAGCTAGATGTCCTACAAATCTGtcaaaaattaatatttaccaTCAATACACCACATGACTGACCTTCATAGCTTGATTCAGTGCCATGAATCGGCGGGACTGTTGTCTGAGGGAACAAATGGTAAGGCAGGGCAATGAGCACTCTCCGTCAATAGGGCTGTTTATCCAGGACAGGCTTCCTCAGTATGGCTCAAATCAGCAGTAAAGTGTTTCATTCACATACAAAGTACTGCATCTGGTAGGCATTGCCCAACAGAAAATGTTCTTACCCAATGAGCCTGGGCTTTGTATTGAAAAAGGATATCAGGAGCCTTAGCAAGCTACATGGTCTTGTTCACCCAGCCCCAAAATAACCcttgtttagactctgctgctTTACCAAATATCTCAATCATGttaatttaaatttcatttgtttatttgtttgtttgtttacaaaTTATAAAAAGATTTTGATTTAAGGAAGGTTGGGTTAAATTAACTTCCTTATATTTGAAAATCCGCTATCAGAGCTGTGGCAAGAGCAATATTCTTCAGACTTAAGCTCCAGGTTGACCGGAGTATCTTTTCCATCCGTATTATCCACCTATGCAACTCAATATGGTTGTTTCTTCCTAAAAGGTAAAGGTGAGTGGAGAGGAACATTTAATGGCTTCAAGATGGTCTAATTAAATGATCCCTTTGCTCAACACAAACATCTTTGACTGGGAGTGTGAAGCTGAGCTGGGGCCCCTCCTTGCTATACCTgctcagaaaggagaaaaatccatTAATCTGAAATTTAAGATTACAAAAGCTGTGAACATGCTTGTGGCAGGCTAACCAACTAATGGGTCTGAGCAGAGAGCCCAAGATCACCAGTCTTCCTCCCCACAAGAACCTCTGTACATGCTCAAAGAGGAGGCAATGGATGTCTCAAGGTAATGAGATGGCACCCTGCTGCCTGGGGGTACGTTTGCACAGGGAGAAGGCAAAGTGGGCTGTGACGATGCTGCTCCTCCCTGCCAAGGAGCAGTTGGAGGCCTTGGGGTGGTTCCCTGGGCTGGTTCTAGTTTTCATACCCTCACAAAGCAGGGTGTGGtgcagtgccaggcagcagCCATGGAGGCACTGCCGATGTTGCTGAGGCTGCTGATACTGCTGATACTGCTGGGCCTGGTGAGGTGCCCTCCTGCACCAGGGGGCGTGCCTGGGGGGCTGCGTGTCACCTCCATGTGGATGACAGAGCCGCGGCAGTTGAGTGGTCAGGCTGACACCAGCCCCCTGGCTGTCTCTTACTGGCTGGAGGTGAATGGGCGGCCGTGGGTGCTGCGCCTGCAGCCCAGGCGAGGGCTGATTTCCCAGCCCTTCACCCTGGTCACGTACAGCAAGGATGGGACACGCTGGGAGGAGCACCCCTTCACTCATGACAACTGCTTCTACCAGGGAGAGGTGCAGGGGAGCCCCGGCTCCATGGTGGCGCTCAGCAACTGTGGCAGGGGTCTCCATGGCATGCTTTGGGTAAAGAATGACACCTATGAGATTGAGCCCATCCCCGACGATCCAGCCTTCCGGCACATCCTCTACCGCATGGAGCCCAGCAACCCTGTGGGTCCCACCTGTGGGTTgaccctgcaggagctgcagcaccaagAGGCTTTGCTGCCCTGGCTCAAGGAGCCCCAGGCAgcgcaggaggaggaagaggcgtTGGAGGGTTGGTGGACACACGTCAGGTATGTGAAGATAGCAGTGGTCATTGACAACACATGGTTTGTGAAGTTGGGCAGGAACGAATCCGAAGTCTTGAGGCAAGTCCTAGAAGTCATCAACATTGGGGACTCTCTGTACAAACAGCTTTCTGTTCGGCTTTTTCTTGTGGGATTGGAGATCTGGACCAAAAGCAATCCTGTAAACATTACTAACTCTATCGGTCGTGTACTTTATGTCTTTAACAAATGGCGAAGGTCAGACCTGTCTCCGCGGATGCGCCACGATGTTGCTCACCTATTTGTATTTCAGGGCTTTGGAAAGAGCCTGGGGTTGGCGTACCTAGGGTCCATATGTAATAACCAGTGGTCAGCAGCAGTTGATTCCTTCGCTAATAGGAAGTTGTCCTCATTTGCTATCACCTTTGTCCACGAGCTGGGCCATAATCTTGGGATGCGCCACGATAAACCGGGCTGCAAATGCAGGCGAAAGAGATGTGTTATGTACGAAGCTGATGTTGACACGGATGCATTCAGTGACTGCAGTTACAAAGACTACTTTGACCTCGTTGCGCGTGGCTCCAACTGCATTCGTCAGCCACCAGCACCCGGTACTTTCTACACCATGAAGCGTGAATACTGTGGGAATAAGATAGTAGAAAACGGAGAGCAATGTGACTGTGGCTCAGAATCAAACTGCAGAAAGGATCCTTGTTGTCACCCCAATTGTACGTTTACTGCAAATTCAGTCTGTGCTTCTGGAAAATGCTGCAAGAGATGTCATTTCCTTCCAGCAGGAAAGGTCTGCAGAGCAGCTACTGGTGTCTGTGACCTGCCGGAGTATTGCAACGGGACTTCCCCTCAGTGCCCACAAGATTCGTACATGCAAGATGGAGCCCCTTGTGAAGATGGGGCTTATTGCTATCGAGGAAAATGTTCTACCCACCACAAACAGTGCCAGCGCCTCTTTGGCAAACAAGCCAGAGCCGCTTCATTAGATTGCTTCAAAGCAGTGAAT
The Lathamus discolor isolate bLatDis1 chromosome 6, bLatDis1.hap1, whole genome shotgun sequence DNA segment above includes these coding regions:
- the LOC136017466 gene encoding disintegrin and metalloproteinase domain-containing protein 20-like, coding for MEALPMLLRLLILLILLGLVRCPPAPGGVPGGLRVTSMWMTEPRQLSGQADTSPLAVSYWLEVNGRPWVLRLQPRRGLISQPFTLVTYSKDGTRWEEHPFTHDNCFYQGEVQGSPGSMVALSNCGRGLHGMLWVKNDTYEIEPIPDDPAFRHILYRMEPSNPVGPTCGLTLQELQHQEALLPWLKEPQAAQEEEEALEGWWTHVRYVKIAVVIDNTWFVKLGRNESEVLRQVLEVINIGDSLYKQLSVRLFLVGLEIWTKSNPVNITNSIGRVLYVFNKWRRSDLSPRMRHDVAHLFVFQGFGKSLGLAYLGSICNNQWSAAVDSFANRKLSSFAITFVHELGHNLGMRHDKPGCKCRRKRCVMYEADVDTDAFSDCSYKDYFDLVARGSNCIRQPPAPGTFYTMKREYCGNKIVENGEQCDCGSESNCRKDPCCHPNCTFTANSVCASGKCCKRCHFLPAGKVCRAATGVCDLPEYCNGTSPQCPQDSYMQDGAPCEDGAYCYRGKCSTHHKQCQRLFGKQARAASLDCFKAVNTQGDRFGNCGIRDSAHFPKCSIENILCGRIQCENVNELPFLQDHVTLVQTPIGHKKCWGLDYHVGIPVDDVGAVEDGTPCGRDMLCINRTCTSVSLLNYNCNTTKCHDRGVCNNHKNWHCRYGWAPPYCKLKGYGGSVDSGPPPVRGLLWRAGRRVILFSTLFHLITGGTLIIIYRQQIVAWLRRKRAQFHRRR